From Rhodoferax sp. AJA081-3, the proteins below share one genomic window:
- a CDS encoding glutathione S-transferase family protein encodes MTTIHLHYAPATASMIPHLLLEEIGTPFELVLVDNTMGAHREPAYLKLNPNGLLPALTEGDLVLYETAAICLHLCDTHPAAGLAPAVGTVARAHFYKWLMWLTNTLQSALIAYFYPQRWANEGNDAGVAEVKAQAQSKIDGMLDQLDAELARHGGQWFMGESYTALDPYVFTLCRWTRNFNGRKARDLPHLGPYLQRVLERPASQRVMATEKLSAPFY; translated from the coding sequence ATGACGACGATCCACCTGCACTACGCCCCCGCCACCGCTAGCATGATCCCGCACCTGCTGCTGGAAGAAATTGGCACCCCATTTGAACTGGTCCTGGTGGACAACACGATGGGCGCCCACCGCGAACCCGCTTACTTGAAGCTCAACCCCAACGGCCTTCTGCCTGCACTGACGGAGGGTGATCTGGTGTTGTACGAGACCGCCGCCATCTGCCTGCACCTGTGTGATACCCACCCCGCAGCCGGTCTAGCCCCCGCCGTCGGCACCGTGGCGCGCGCCCATTTCTACAAATGGCTGATGTGGCTGACTAACACGCTGCAAAGCGCGCTCATCGCCTACTTCTACCCCCAGCGCTGGGCCAACGAAGGTAATGACGCCGGTGTGGCCGAAGTCAAGGCCCAGGCCCAAAGCAAGATCGACGGCATGCTGGACCAGCTGGACGCCGAACTGGCCCGCCACGGCGGCCAGTGGTTCATGGGCGAAAGCTACACCGCACTGGACCCGTACGTGTTCACGCTGTGCCGCTGGACCCGCAATTTCAACGGCCGCAAGGCCCGCGATTTGCCACACCTGGGGCCGTATTTGCAACGCGTGCTGGAGCGGCCAGCCTCGCAACGCGTGATGGCGACGGAGAAACTGAGCGCGCCGTTTTATTGA
- a CDS encoding amidohydrolase, producing MLLQNISKRNRALAPVRIASIAIVLGVIGLAAQAADYTGPLFDAHLHYNTEAWDGQTGPHSPADVLARMQQSGVRAIVANSRPNDGTQLLASSPLTRQAGVAVVPFIRLYRNRADYDSWFKDETIYTMVQTEFAKGTPGGGAYKGIGEFHLYDSANANGPVAKKLMAFAEDKGLAVLAHVDDVAIDLLMANTPSKGQKAKLIWAHTGISGVPAARVDALLAQYPLLMGELSYRPGLTCADRLCPEWRSLLLKYPTRFLVGSDTWVNQRWQYYGDTMQGYRAWLGELPADVARNIAWNNGARLFDVPTPSTAANKP from the coding sequence ATGCTGCTGCAGAATATCTCTAAGCGAAATAGGGCTCTAGCCCCCGTTCGTATTGCCTCTATTGCTATTGTTTTAGGAGTGATTGGCCTGGCGGCACAAGCGGCGGACTACACCGGCCCCCTGTTTGACGCCCACCTGCACTACAACACCGAGGCCTGGGACGGCCAGACTGGACCCCACTCACCCGCCGACGTGTTGGCCCGCATGCAACAGAGCGGCGTGCGCGCCATTGTGGCCAACTCCCGCCCCAACGACGGCACCCAGTTGCTGGCCAGCAGCCCGCTGACCCGCCAGGCCGGCGTGGCGGTGGTGCCCTTCATCCGCCTGTACCGCAACCGGGCCGACTACGACAGCTGGTTCAAAGACGAAACCATCTACACCATGGTGCAGACTGAGTTTGCCAAGGGCACACCCGGCGGCGGCGCCTACAAGGGCATTGGCGAATTCCACCTGTACGACAGTGCCAATGCCAATGGCCCGGTCGCCAAAAAGCTGATGGCCTTTGCCGAAGACAAAGGCCTGGCCGTGCTGGCCCATGTGGACGATGTGGCCATAGACCTGTTGATGGCCAACACCCCGTCCAAGGGCCAAAAGGCCAAACTTATCTGGGCCCATACCGGCATCAGCGGGGTGCCGGCTGCGCGGGTCGACGCTTTGTTGGCCCAGTACCCACTGCTGATGGGAGAGCTGTCGTATCGCCCAGGCCTGACCTGCGCCGACCGCCTGTGCCCCGAGTGGCGCAGCCTGTTGCTCAAATACCCCACGCGTTTTCTGGTCGGCTCCGACACCTGGGTCAACCAACGCTGGCAGTATTACGGCGACACCATGCAGGGCTACCGCGCCTGGCTGGGCGAGCTGCCTGCTGACGTAGCCCGCAATATTGCGTGGAACAATGGTGCGCGCCTGTTTGATGTTCCAACCCCTTCTACTGCCGCCAATAAACCATGA